In Pseudofrankia saprophytica, one genomic interval encodes:
- a CDS encoding RibD family protein — protein MGNARPAGQPYVLLSCAASIDGYIDDASEHRLRLSNEADFDRVDEVRAGCDAILVGAGTIRADNPRLLVRSQARRDTRVRRGQPANPLKATLTGRGDLDAEALFFTTGDAPKVVYAATSALEKTRDRVGTVAETVDVGEPADLGRMLADLASRGVGRLMVEGGGAIHSQFLAAGLADELQLAIAPFFVGDPRAPRFVHDGAYPWNSANPTRLAEVVRIDDVVLLRYALSDRYPG, from the coding sequence ATGGGGAACGCGCGGCCGGCTGGCCAGCCGTATGTGCTGTTGAGCTGCGCCGCGTCGATCGACGGGTACATCGACGACGCGAGCGAGCACCGGCTGCGGCTGTCCAACGAGGCCGACTTCGACCGGGTGGACGAGGTGCGGGCCGGGTGTGACGCGATCCTGGTCGGCGCGGGCACCATCCGGGCGGACAACCCGAGGTTGCTCGTCCGCTCCCAGGCTCGCCGTGACACCCGGGTCCGGCGTGGCCAGCCCGCGAACCCACTCAAGGCGACCCTCACCGGCCGCGGCGACCTGGACGCCGAGGCCCTTTTCTTCACGACCGGCGACGCCCCCAAGGTCGTCTACGCGGCGACGTCCGCGCTGGAGAAGACGCGGGACCGCGTCGGCACCGTCGCCGAGACCGTCGACGTCGGCGAGCCGGCCGACCTGGGCAGGATGCTCGCCGATCTGGCGTCCAGGGGCGTCGGACGGCTGATGGTGGAGGGCGGCGGCGCCATCCACAGCCAGTTCCTGGCGGCCGGCCTCGCCGACGAGCTGCAGCTCGCGATCGCGCCGTTCTTCGTCGGCGACCCGCGTGCCCCGCGCTTCGTTCACGACGGCGCCTACCCCTGGAACTCGGCCAACCCGACCCGCCTCGCCGAGGTCGTCAGGATCGACGACGTCGTCCTGCTGCGGTACGCCCTGTCGGACCGCTACCCCGGCTAG